AGTAATGTCTCTAGGTGGATTCATGGGAAATGACAAGATACTTACACTAGCTCAGTTTAAAGAATTAGCAAAAAAAGGTGAAATAAGATATGTAATGACTGGCGGAATGGGCGGAGGAAACTCCAGCAGTGAAATAATGAATTGGGTAAAGAAGGTAGGAAAAGCTGTAGCTACCACTGAATATAGCAGTAATAAAACACAAAATATTGGAGAAAGCAAAACTTTAAGTAGTACAAATCAAAAAACAAATACAAATAATAGCAAAAACTCAAATATCAAGTCTAAGAACTTTGGTGGTTCAATGGGATCAGAACAATTATATGATTTAAAAGCTTATACAGATAGCTTTAGTAAATAAATTTTAGTTAGGTGGTAATATTATGAGTATAAGAAAAGCAGTTATTCCAGCAGCTGGATTAGGGACTAGGTTCCTTCCAGCTACAAAAGCTCAGCCTAAAGAAATGTTACCTATAGTTGATAAACCCACAATTCAGTATATAGTTGAAGAAGCAGTAGCCTCAGGAATAGAAGAAATACTAATAATAATAGGAAGAAACAAAAAATCAATAGAGGATCATTTTGATAAATCGGCAGAGCTTGAAGAAGAATTAAAAAATAACAATAAGGATGAACTTCTTAGCGTAGTTAGAAAAGTAAGTAACATGGTTAATATATACTATGTTAGGCAAAAGGAACCCATGGGATTAGGTCATGCTATAAGTTTGGCAAGAGGTTTTGCTAGAAATGAAGCTTTTGCAGTTATGCTTGGGGATGATATAGTTGACAGTAGGGTGCCTTGTTTAAAGCAGCTTATGAATTGTTATGATAAATATAATACCTCCGTATTAGGAGTTCAAGAAGTAAATGCTAAGGATGTATCAAAATATGGTATTGTGGATGGTATAGATGTTGAGAATAAGGTATGTAAGGTGAAAAAACTAGTTGAAAAACCAAATGTAGAGGAGTCACCATCTAACATAGCAATACTTGGAAGATATATAATAACGCCTAGTATATTCGAGATACTAGAAAATACAAAGCCAGGAAAGGGTGGAGAAATACAGCTAACAGATGCTTTAGAAGAATTACTAAAAAAAGAAGCAATATATTCTTACTGTTTTGAGGGAAAAAGATACGATATTGGAGATAAGCTTGGGTTTATAAAAGCAAATATTGAATTTGCACTTAAGAATGATAAATTAAAGAGTGGTCTTAAAGAATACTTGTTAAGTATAAAATAAAATTATAAGAATAAAGTGAAGAAAAACTTAAAAAAGTAATTCTTCACTTTATTTTTATACAATTATTAAAAGAAAATTTATGGATTATACAAGTTTTACTTTATATTCCTTAAGCCAAAAATTAACTTGAAGCAGATATGCTATTAATTGAGGACCTTTCATAAGTTGACCAAACCAAGGTGTTTTGTAAGAAGCTCCTCCGGTATCTATAAGTTCATTTACTGTTTTTAAATCTACTATATCTAAAAGAGGAGAAGTTTTATCAGCAACTACTTGTTTTA
The Clostridium felsineum DSM 794 DNA segment above includes these coding regions:
- the galU gene encoding UTP--glucose-1-phosphate uridylyltransferase GalU produces the protein MSIRKAVIPAAGLGTRFLPATKAQPKEMLPIVDKPTIQYIVEEAVASGIEEILIIIGRNKKSIEDHFDKSAELEEELKNNNKDELLSVVRKVSNMVNIYYVRQKEPMGLGHAISLARGFARNEAFAVMLGDDIVDSRVPCLKQLMNCYDKYNTSVLGVQEVNAKDVSKYGIVDGIDVENKVCKVKKLVEKPNVEESPSNIAILGRYIITPSIFEILENTKPGKGGEIQLTDALEELLKKEAIYSYCFEGKRYDIGDKLGFIKANIEFALKNDKLKSGLKEYLLSIK